A window of Microcystis aeruginosa FD4 contains these coding sequences:
- the ilvN gene encoding acetolactate synthase small subunit, producing MKHTLSVLVEDEAGVLTRIAGLFARRGFNIESLAVGPAEQMGVSRITMVVPGDEDSIEQLTKQLYKLINVLKVQDITQTPCVERELMLIKVNATAERRAEVIELAQVFRARIVDISEETLTIEVVGDPGKMVAIMQMLNKFGVREVARTGKIALIRESGVNTEYLKALEAKMSI from the coding sequence ATGAAACACACATTATCCGTATTAGTTGAAGATGAAGCGGGAGTCTTAACCCGTATTGCTGGATTATTCGCCCGTCGCGGCTTTAATATTGAAAGTCTGGCCGTGGGTCCTGCTGAACAGATGGGAGTTTCTCGGATTACGATGGTAGTACCGGGAGACGAGGACAGTATCGAACAGTTAACCAAACAACTTTACAAATTAATTAACGTCCTCAAGGTGCAGGATATCACCCAAACCCCTTGTGTGGAAAGGGAATTAATGCTGATTAAAGTTAATGCTACCGCCGAGCGCCGGGCCGAAGTGATCGAATTAGCGCAGGTATTCCGAGCGCGGATTGTGGATATTTCCGAGGAAACCCTGACCATCGAAGTGGTGGGGGATCCGGGTAAAATGGTGGCGATTATGCAAATGCTGAATAAATTTGGCGTTCGCGAGGTGGCCCGTACTGGTAAAATTGCTCTGATTCGCGAGTCGGGAGTCAATACGGAATACCTCAAAGCTTTAGAGGCTAAAATGTCAATTTAG
- a CDS encoding PBP1A family penicillin-binding protein — MSNQSPKTQISQLVTVAVQKLQGKVNFQAVNLKKGARVPELRLKNENGSGESKYPLIGDRYLLGRSSSSCDITIRNTVVSQIHCSLQRDPKNPHNFLLTDENSTNGVYMGKRRLKSVSLRHGDTFTLAPPDLANCVTISYYCPPPLWARLLRYGFYGAGGIFGLLVLAIIWESRRVNVYPLPSGVSGPVVVYARDGQTTLNPMGQETHQELDNLGDFSAYLPKAVVASEDSRFYWHFGVDPLGIVRAVMINWQGQGIRQGASTLTQQLARSLFPEVGRQNTADRKLREMVVALQLEAVYSKDEILKTYLNRVYLGLAGYGFEDAARFYFDKSARDLDISEAATLVAMLPAPNLFNPIQDYDTSVQLRNRVIDRMAELGMISPEAAASARRSRIEISPQAKKSLSSTIAPYFYSYVFEELQDLLGEEVAKEGNFIVETSLDRRLQAIAEKSLKNNVLNQGSRYRYSQGALVTLNSQTGEILALVGGVDYQKSQFNRAIQAKRQPGSTFKVFAYAAALEKGISPYKTYTCAGLSWQGQAYSPCERSSGGVNMFQGLARSENSVALRIAREAGLSNVVNVAERLGVKSALNPVPGLILGQSEVNVLEMTGAYAVFDHGGRWNRPHAIKRILDASDCKNVEDLSTCRVIYDYGDDSERNQQVISAKTAETMNSLLRGVITNGTGGAASIGMGEAGKTGTTNNYVDLWFIGYLPRRDWVTGIWLGNDNNSPTAGSSQQAAKLWGDYNRQLITTQN; from the coding sequence ATGTCTAACCAGTCGCCGAAAACCCAAATTAGTCAACTTGTCACCGTTGCCGTGCAGAAATTGCAAGGAAAGGTGAATTTTCAGGCGGTAAATCTCAAAAAAGGGGCGAGGGTTCCCGAATTACGCCTGAAAAACGAGAATGGCAGCGGGGAAAGCAAATATCCCCTTATCGGCGATCGCTATTTGTTGGGTCGTAGTTCCAGTTCCTGTGATATTACTATCCGTAACACCGTAGTTAGTCAGATTCATTGTTCCCTGCAGCGTGACCCAAAAAATCCCCATAATTTCCTACTCACAGATGAAAACTCCACCAACGGGGTTTATATGGGTAAACGTCGTCTGAAAAGCGTTTCCCTGCGTCATGGTGATACCTTTACCCTGGCCCCTCCAGACTTAGCCAATTGTGTCACCATCTCCTATTACTGTCCCCCTCCCCTGTGGGCGCGACTTTTGCGCTATGGTTTCTATGGTGCGGGTGGTATTTTCGGTTTATTAGTTTTAGCGATTATCTGGGAAAGTCGCAGAGTTAATGTTTATCCACTCCCTTCCGGGGTGAGCGGTCCGGTGGTGGTTTACGCTAGGGATGGTCAAACTACCCTCAATCCCATGGGACAGGAAACTCACCAAGAATTAGATAATCTGGGCGATTTTTCTGCCTATTTGCCCAAGGCGGTTGTCGCTTCCGAAGATAGTCGTTTTTACTGGCATTTTGGGGTTGATCCTTTGGGGATTGTCCGGGCTGTTATGATTAATTGGCAAGGTCAAGGCATTCGTCAAGGGGCCAGTACCCTAACTCAACAGTTAGCGCGTAGTTTATTCCCAGAAGTCGGTCGCCAAAATACTGCTGATCGCAAACTCCGGGAGATGGTTGTCGCCCTACAATTAGAAGCGGTGTATAGTAAGGATGAAATTCTCAAAACCTATCTCAATCGAGTTTATCTCGGTCTGGCCGGTTACGGTTTTGAAGATGCAGCCCGCTTTTATTTCGATAAATCCGCTAGAGATTTAGATATCTCCGAGGCTGCTACCCTTGTGGCTATGTTACCCGCCCCGAATTTATTTAATCCCATTCAAGATTACGACACTTCCGTACAATTACGCAATCGTGTCATCGATCGCATGGCCGAATTAGGCATGATTTCCCCAGAAGCGGCCGCCAGCGCTCGCAGATCCCGCATTGAAATCAGTCCCCAAGCCAAAAAATCCTTGTCTAGTACAATTGCACCATATTTTTATAGTTACGTTTTCGAGGAATTACAAGACCTTTTAGGGGAAGAAGTGGCTAAAGAGGGCAATTTTATCGTTGAAACCAGTTTAGACCGCCGGCTGCAAGCGATCGCAGAAAAAAGCTTAAAAAATAATGTCTTAAACCAAGGTTCCCGCTATCGATACTCCCAAGGGGCTTTAGTTACCCTAAACAGTCAAACTGGGGAAATTCTCGCTTTAGTCGGGGGAGTTGATTATCAAAAAAGCCAATTTAACCGCGCTATCCAAGCTAAACGTCAACCCGGTTCCACTTTTAAGGTATTTGCTTATGCTGCCGCCTTGGAAAAGGGAATATCGCCCTATAAAACCTATACCTGCGCTGGACTCTCTTGGCAAGGACAGGCCTATTCTCCCTGTGAACGCAGTAGCGGGGGAGTCAATATGTTTCAAGGTTTAGCGCGATCGGAAAATAGCGTCGCCCTTCGCATTGCTCGCGAGGCAGGATTAAGTAATGTGGTCAATGTAGCGGAACGTTTGGGGGTCAAATCAGCTTTAAATCCTGTACCGGGTTTAATTTTAGGGCAAAGCGAGGTAAATGTCTTGGAAATGACCGGTGCTTATGCGGTTTTTGACCATGGTGGGCGCTGGAATCGTCCCCACGCCATTAAACGCATTCTCGACGCTTCCGACTGTAAAAATGTGGAGGATTTGAGTACTTGTCGGGTTATTTATGACTATGGCGACGATAGCGAGAGAAATCAGCAGGTAATCTCAGCTAAAACCGCCGAGACGATGAATAGCCTATTGCGGGGGGTGATAACTAATGGTACAGGCGGCGCTGCCAGTATTGGCATGGGAGAAGCGGGTAAAACGGGAACTACGAATAATTATGTGGACCTTTGGTTTATCGGTTATCTTCCCCGGCGCGACTGGGTGACAGGCATTTGGTTGGGTAATGATAATAATTCTCCCACTGCGGGCAGCAGTCAACAGGCAGCCAAGTTATGGGGCGATTATAACCGTCAGTTAATCACTACACAAAACTAA
- a CDS encoding calcium-binding protein encodes MSTTYISAPTGSTTNYTVNASTIMTLSGFWGLSSVNTDLAVSIPTTATGRNLTALGRFTNPSSSVEFSTWRLRNGSSQPAVTANLTGYKSSFLQNYSLPGGTDTFVASAFLGTHILDFGGGQRFTKAENTAPSSDDIAMIGNMYSFVLRGADGGDTLTGSLMADTLFGFGGNDSLTGNAGADSLDGGAGADSLDGGTGGDTLIGGDGNDRLTGGTGTNTLDGGNGADTFVFNNQGNQTVSQFITSDNDVFAFTVTNYLGAPVAGTLPVVSTAAAAANLSNSIIVDIFDNIEALADAKSLIRFAFATDTKTLLYDGDGDWSTTNTTVATITSITGTLVSGNFAFI; translated from the coding sequence ATGTCCACTACATATATCTCTGCTCCGACTGGCTCCACCACGAATTATACCGTCAATGCTTCAACGATCATGACTCTGTCAGGGTTTTGGGGTTTATCCTCGGTAAATACCGACCTAGCCGTTTCCATCCCTACCACAGCCACCGGTAGAAATCTTACTGCTTTAGGTCGATTTACGAATCCTTCTTCTTCCGTTGAGTTTTCCACTTGGAGACTTCGCAACGGATCCAGTCAGCCGGCGGTGACTGCTAACCTCACTGGTTATAAAAGTTCCTTTTTACAAAATTATTCTCTTCCTGGCGGAACTGACACTTTCGTCGCTTCTGCTTTTTTAGGAACCCATATCCTCGACTTTGGTGGTGGTCAAAGGTTTACTAAAGCAGAAAACACGGCTCCTTCCAGTGACGATATTGCCATGATTGGTAACATGTATAGCTTCGTCCTTAGAGGTGCAGATGGTGGCGATACCCTAACTGGTAGCTTGATGGCCGATACCCTGTTCGGTTTCGGTGGAAACGATTCCCTAACCGGTAACGCGGGAGCGGATAGCCTAGATGGTGGCGCGGGAGCGGATAGCCTAGATGGTGGCACGGGAGGGGATACCCTAATTGGTGGCGACGGAAACGATCGCCTAACTGGTGGCACGGGAACGAATACCCTAGATGGTGGTAATGGTGCTGATACATTTGTATTTAACAATCAGGGTAATCAGACAGTTTCCCAATTCATTACCAGTGACAATGATGTCTTTGCATTTACTGTTACTAATTACTTGGGCGCTCCAGTAGCAGGTACGCTGCCAGTTGTTAGTACTGCGGCTGCTGCTGCCAATCTTTCTAACAGTATCATTGTTGATATTTTTGATAATATCGAGGCCTTAGCGGATGCTAAATCATTAATTCGTTTTGCCTTCGCCACCGATACAAAGACCCTCCTCTATGACGGTGACGGTGACTGGTCGACCACCAACACCACCGTTGCGACAATTACCTCGATTACTGGTACATTAGTTTCTGGTAACTTCGCCTTCATTTAA
- a CDS encoding IS5-like element ISMae4 family transposase has protein sequence MFISKIMDYQNLSDEQFKRRFGVYKQTYRKMVESVKSVEADSNSPSKRGPKPKLSIEEQVLVTLEYWREYRTYFHIGTSWELSESTICRIVNKTEKMLLQSGNFRLKGKKALLNQAEIPVITVMDVTETPIERPQKKQKDFFSGKRGYHTLKSQLVADQNTEEIICVFCGKGRGHDFSLFKKSRVRFHPLTTSIEDSGYQGIAAYHSNSYTPKKKSKNRKLTELEKEYNKALAKERIIIEHINRKLKIFKILSCKYRNRRRRYSLRVNLLAAIYNCELGIGIAAS, from the coding sequence ATGTTTATTAGCAAAATTATGGATTATCAAAACTTATCAGATGAACAATTCAAACGCCGTTTCGGTGTGTATAAACAAACATATAGAAAGATGGTAGAATCAGTAAAAAGTGTTGAAGCCGACTCTAATTCACCATCTAAAAGGGGACCGAAACCTAAACTATCTATAGAAGAACAAGTTTTAGTAACGTTAGAATATTGGCGAGAATATAGAACATATTTTCACATTGGTACAAGCTGGGAACTATCAGAATCAACTATATGTCGGATTGTAAATAAGACGGAAAAAATGCTTTTACAATCGGGAAACTTCCGTTTAAAAGGAAAAAAAGCTTTACTCAATCAAGCAGAGATACCGGTCATAACGGTAATGGATGTAACGGAAACTCCCATTGAACGCCCCCAAAAGAAACAGAAAGATTTTTTTTCGGGTAAAAGAGGTTATCATACTTTAAAATCCCAATTAGTAGCTGATCAAAATACCGAGGAAATTATCTGTGTCTTTTGTGGGAAAGGTAGAGGTCATGATTTTAGTTTATTTAAAAAAAGTCGAGTTCGTTTTCATCCTTTAACTACCAGCATAGAAGACAGTGGTTATCAGGGAATAGCTGCATACCATAGTAATAGTTATACACCGAAAAAGAAATCGAAAAATAGAAAATTAACAGAGTTAGAAAAAGAGTATAACAAGGCTTTAGCCAAAGAAAGGATTATCATTGAACATATAAATAGGAAACTCAAAATCTTTAAAATCTTATCCTGTAAATATCGGAATCGTCGTCGAAGATATAGTTTAAGAGTTAACTTGTTGGCGGCTATTTATAACTGTGAGTTAGGGATAGGTATAGCAGCTTCTTAA
- the pgsA gene encoding CDP-diacylglycerol--glycerol-3-phosphate 3-phosphatidyltransferase, with amino-acid sequence MNLPNSITLSRLLGLPLILYWLHQGTEIDRWLSLIIFLIAASTDWLDGYLARKLNQITELGKFLDPLVDKLLVLAPLLALIEMDLIAAWGVFLILARELAIAGWRINPNLTGNSDIKGANWWGKSKTVSQIIAIALLIAPLPSEYNLIAQIAFWLSVTLTLISGVIYVTPSPKLTQNSQKLDH; translated from the coding sequence ATGAACCTACCCAACTCGATTACCCTATCACGACTTTTGGGACTGCCATTAATTTTATACTGGTTGCACCAAGGCACAGAAATCGATCGCTGGTTAAGTTTAATTATCTTTCTGATTGCTGCCAGCACCGATTGGCTCGATGGTTATCTGGCGCGAAAATTGAATCAAATCACCGAATTAGGTAAATTTCTCGATCCTTTGGTCGATAAATTGCTGGTTCTCGCTCCCCTCTTAGCTCTGATTGAAATGGATTTAATTGCTGCTTGGGGAGTATTTTTGATTCTTGCTCGCGAATTAGCGATCGCTGGTTGGCGTATTAATCCGAATTTAACGGGAAATAGCGACATAAAAGGGGCTAATTGGTGGGGAAAAAGCAAAACAGTCAGCCAAATTATCGCTATCGCTCTCTTAATTGCTCCCTTGCCTTCTGAATATAATTTAATTGCTCAGATCGCTTTTTGGCTATCGGTGACATTAACTTTAATTTCTGGCGTGATTTACGTCACACCCAGCCCAAAATTAACCCAAAATTCCCAAAAACTTGACCATTAG
- a CDS encoding fatty acid desaturase family protein, with the protein MRVTFTENQGFRKELNKRVDAYFTENGIPTRDNLAMYLKTITILTWVIAAWLFVLFGPDIWWLKIIGCLVLGGGLAGIGFSIGHDANHGGYSSKKWVNSLIGMTYDYIIGASSYLWRFRHNYLHHTYTNVLGYDVEIHGDGVVRMTPHAEHKWYHRYQHLFIPILYAIIPIYWSFSDVRSILFCHRFGEMKIPNPKAIDLFVLLSGKFVYLFWFIGIPLLVGYSPLEIAIGFLITFMTYGVLACHVFMLAHVLEPAEFIQPSATNQIEDEWAIFQVRTTVDFAPKNAFLNWYLGGLNYQVVHHLFPQICHIHYPKIAPILAEVCHEFGVNYAVHPTLRGALAYNYRWLRQLGNKQSNFDLKLAS; encoded by the coding sequence ATGCGAGTAACTTTTACCGAAAATCAGGGTTTTAGAAAGGAATTGAATAAACGGGTTGATGCTTATTTTACCGAAAACGGCATCCCCACCAGAGATAATTTGGCCATGTACCTGAAGACGATCACGATTTTAACTTGGGTGATTGCCGCTTGGCTATTTGTACTTTTTGGTCCGGATATCTGGTGGCTAAAAATTATCGGTTGTCTGGTTTTAGGAGGGGGATTAGCAGGGATTGGTTTTAGCATTGGTCATGATGCCAACCATGGCGGCTATTCTAGTAAAAAATGGGTTAATTCTCTCATTGGCATGACCTACGATTATATCATCGGTGCTTCCAGCTATCTCTGGCGTTTTCGTCATAATTATCTCCATCATACCTACACCAATGTTTTAGGGTACGATGTGGAAATTCACGGCGATGGTGTGGTGCGAATGACTCCCCATGCCGAGCATAAATGGTATCATCGTTATCAACATTTATTTATCCCGATTCTCTACGCTATAATTCCTATCTATTGGTCATTCTCCGATGTGCGATCCATCCTCTTTTGTCATCGTTTTGGCGAGATGAAAATTCCCAATCCTAAAGCGATCGATCTATTCGTTTTATTGAGCGGAAAATTTGTTTATCTCTTCTGGTTTATTGGCATTCCTCTCTTAGTTGGTTATAGTCCCCTAGAAATAGCGATCGGTTTTCTCATTACTTTTATGACCTATGGAGTGCTTGCCTGTCATGTATTTATGTTAGCTCACGTTTTGGAACCCGCCGAATTTATTCAACCCTCGGCAACTAACCAAATCGAAGACGAATGGGCAATCTTTCAAGTGCGAACTACCGTAGATTTTGCTCCTAAAAATGCTTTTTTAAATTGGTATTTAGGAGGTTTAAATTATCAAGTTGTTCACCATCTTTTCCCGCAAATTTGTCATATTCACTACCCCAAAATTGCCCCAATTTTAGCGGAAGTTTGCCACGAATTTGGCGTTAATTATGCCGTTCATCCCACCCTGCGAGGTGCTTTAGCTTATAATTATCGTTGGCTCAGACAATTAGGCAATAAACAAAGTAATTTCGATCTCAAATTAGCCAGCTAA
- a CDS encoding sigma factor-like helix-turn-helix DNA-binding protein encodes MSVRYFCTTIKTIEGDRVFWCEVPQLRKSINAIAGSVANDEAVYVYLWQWLQNDPNNQLVKSHWMVFLQYRSSMVTQRVYQNVGHRIDADYETLFYYLLNLLATAIINNPSNFYGNFQEKKTQPGFFRLILEKWTDKKLRNTLYNFLRGEYKTIGRTNLGIVSLFSANKIQKVLRTSGILTENHLLIFNCFREVKKASLRSLDKWQEEDWQQVIDRLQQLQPQVIITIEEVQAKLNQIGEIMRNHIDPPYSKFEPNNYDHDSNYFWDNLPSKKQSQDLLQQQEIQEDIKKLLITQEEEVKQIVYCYYHQKMTQAQIANRLGVHSSTISREITQLCKKVYQLLCAREGKDCPSLLNEIKLQSRQKQEIDAYLEYFCQSYLTQN; translated from the coding sequence ATGAGCGTTAGGTACTTTTGTACTACTATAAAGACCATTGAAGGCGATCGAGTTTTCTGGTGCGAAGTGCCACAATTAAGAAAATCGATCAATGCGATCGCTGGAAGCGTGGCCAATGATGAAGCGGTATATGTTTATCTGTGGCAATGGTTACAGAATGATCCTAATAACCAATTAGTCAAGTCCCATTGGATGGTTTTTTTACAATATCGTTCCTCTATGGTAACTCAAAGGGTCTATCAAAATGTTGGCCATCGGATCGATGCTGATTATGAAACCCTCTTCTACTATTTGCTGAATTTGCTGGCCACGGCAATTATCAATAATCCTAGCAATTTTTACGGTAACTTTCAGGAGAAAAAGACCCAACCGGGATTTTTTCGCTTAATCTTAGAAAAATGGACAGATAAAAAATTGAGAAATACTCTCTATAATTTCCTGCGAGGAGAGTATAAAACTATTGGTAGGACTAATCTCGGTATAGTCAGTCTTTTTAGTGCGAATAAAATTCAAAAAGTTTTACGAACATCGGGTATCTTGACCGAGAATCACCTGCTAATATTTAACTGTTTTCGAGAGGTTAAAAAAGCTTCTCTTAGATCATTGGATAAATGGCAAGAAGAAGATTGGCAACAAGTAATCGATCGCTTGCAGCAGTTACAACCGCAAGTTATTATCACCATTGAGGAAGTGCAAGCAAAACTCAATCAAATAGGAGAGATAATGCGTAATCATATCGATCCTCCTTACTCTAAATTTGAGCCTAATAATTATGACCATGATAGCAATTACTTTTGGGACAATCTCCCCAGCAAGAAGCAAAGTCAAGACTTACTACAACAGCAAGAAATCCAGGAAGATATTAAGAAGTTACTGATCACTCAAGAGGAGGAAGTTAAACAGATTGTCTATTGTTACTATCATCAAAAGATGACGCAAGCACAGATCGCTAATCGATTGGGAGTTCACTCATCTACTATTAGTCGAGAAATAACCCAATTATGTAAAAAAGTTTATCAGCTACTCTGTGCAAGGGAAGGCAAAGATTGTCCTAGTTTGTTAAATGAGATTAAATTACAATCTCGGCAAAAACAAGAGATCGATGCTTATCTAGAATATTTTTGTCAGTCCTACTTAACTCAAAACTAA
- a CDS encoding DUF1822 family protein, with product MKVNLDILQQINPKSLWLTFSETEIKQARSILGQYSNQTAKNQALINYLVQICLSNWLKDNLDFSLQTTPKNHQYLWEFINGFTWQIQDKKVTTIPSQAIDIEGLTIEQEWVDIPDLAADFYLGVQVDLAEKFLNIWGFISRKDVKNLAEYDPIYHQYYLDSEQIIDDLDILWQSCLEGESEKGKLESLANLSPATAENLIKKLGQVSPYSPRLDISFQQWLALLNNQQWREQIYKQRLEIIPTKLSQWLQGIITEKWQEILSTIDNYRPINPGFLLVAEKISSRESPADIQREIRQLYASQKEVEFSEHLTPEEALAKLQHQTPDETIRWQAAEYLWNIDPHYPNAAIRKMLDVGSQLMGHKIALMVGVLSTSHQRVAVLIRAYAMDNFAKLPPGLSLQISDEIGQLIPSLEARAREKPLDSYLQLYFLADADDRFNVNLSLGDSSITEQFRI from the coding sequence ATGAAAGTCAACCTCGATATTTTGCAACAAATTAACCCGAAATCTCTTTGGCTAACTTTTTCGGAAACAGAGATTAAACAAGCTCGATCGATTCTCGGTCAATACTCGAATCAAACCGCCAAAAATCAGGCTTTGATTAATTACTTAGTCCAAATATGCTTAAGCAATTGGCTGAAAGATAATCTTGATTTTTCCCTTCAAACAACACCTAAAAACCATCAGTATCTTTGGGAGTTTATTAACGGGTTTACTTGGCAAATTCAAGATAAAAAAGTGACTACTATTCCTAGTCAAGCTATTGACATTGAAGGATTGACAATAGAGCAAGAATGGGTTGATATTCCCGATTTAGCGGCGGATTTTTATCTAGGGGTGCAGGTAGATTTAGCAGAAAAATTCCTCAATATCTGGGGTTTTATATCCAGAAAAGATGTTAAAAATCTCGCAGAATACGATCCAATTTACCATCAATATTATTTAGACAGTGAGCAAATCATTGATGATTTAGATATTCTTTGGCAGAGTTGTTTAGAGGGAGAGAGTGAAAAAGGAAAACTGGAATCTTTAGCAAACTTATCGCCAGCAACAGCAGAAAATTTAATTAAAAAGTTAGGTCAAGTTTCCCCCTATTCTCCGAGATTAGATATTAGTTTTCAGCAGTGGTTAGCTTTGTTGAATAATCAGCAATGGCGAGAACAAATTTATAAGCAGCGTCTAGAAATAATCCCCACTAAACTTAGTCAATGGTTACAGGGAATTATTACAGAGAAATGGCAGGAAATCCTCAGCACTATCGACAATTATCGTCCAATTAATCCTGGTTTTTTGTTGGTTGCTGAAAAAATCAGCAGCCGAGAATCTCCGGCAGATATTCAGCGAGAAATTAGACAACTGTATGCTAGTCAAAAAGAGGTGGAATTTTCGGAACATTTAACCCCAGAGGAAGCTTTAGCAAAACTACAACATCAAACCCCAGATGAAACTATTCGCTGGCAAGCGGCCGAATATCTCTGGAATATCGATCCTCATTATCCCAATGCTGCTATCCGTAAAATGCTCGATGTGGGTAGTCAATTAATGGGACATAAAATCGCTTTAATGGTGGGAGTTTTATCGACCAGTCACCAGAGAGTTGCTGTCTTAATTCGTGCCTATGCCATGGACAATTTTGCCAAGCTACCCCCCGGTTTATCTTTGCAAATTAGCGATGAAATAGGCCAATTAATCCCCAGTTTAGAGGCAAGAGCAAGGGAGAAACCCTTAGATAGCTATCTGCAGCTTTATTTTCTAGCTGATGCCGATGATCGCTTTAATGTTAACCTAAGTTTAGGGGATAGTAGCATTACCGAACAGTTTAGGATTTAA